ccatatttttcatgagatcttcatgaaaattagtgagaatgttcaccttgatgatatctaggtaaaattcaaaacagggtcacgtaccttcaaaaactaggccaataggtcaaatagtagaaaaaccttgtgacctctctagagaccatatttttcaatggatcttcttgaaaattggtcagaatttttatcttgataatatctaggtcaaattcaaaactgggtcacataagctcaaaaattaggtcactatgtcaaataatagaaaaaacgacgtcatactcaaaactgggtcatgtgggaagaggtgagcgattcaggaccatcatggtcctcttgtttctttttctagatcaattaccaacctcactttgtcaagtcacataactctgacatgtatttggtCAGTTTAtgcaacaattcgaatagtcgagcactggctgtcatacggacagcttttgtttatatatcaaatattcttTTAGTTATACTCCcggaagggcgagcatatagttgccactTTGTCCATCCGTCACAATTTTGTGCAGAGTATAACTTGAAAGGTATTAACggtatttgattgaaacttcacataatcatagaggccattaaGAATCAAAACTCTGCCTTgcctagttttttaattatctccctttattatacaaaataaggcttgttcagagcataacttgaatagtattaatggcatttcattgaaacttcacaaaatgatagaggtcaTTGACATTTGTTCGTCCTTCCATCCATCACACTTTTGTTCGGcctataacttgaaaagtattaatggcattcgattgaaacttcacataagcaTAGAGGCCATTGACATTTGTCCATCCTTCcattcgtctgtccgtccatcacacttttgTTCGGAGTtgacttgaaaagtattaatggcatttgattgaaacttcacataatcatagaggttattgagacaaagtgcaatGTCAGAGAATcttaactctaccttacctaattttttaattatctccctttattatacaaaataaggcttgtctggagcattacttgaGGTTTCTAAAACGTTTTTCCCCATATTgtgacaagcacatgcatcgtggagcatcattcggttttacagattccttatttcattttaatgtcattgtacatgtgttaaaaaaattaaaatttctgttgGATTTTTTGGTAAGGTGTGGACATGTGAATACTGTGAGACAAGAAATGTTGTTGATATTGAAGAAGAGGAAATACCTCGGGAACCAGATGTCACATTCATGTTGGAACCAGCACTCTCTACAACTGCTAGTGGACCTACGGGCCTAGATGAGTCACTTGTTATTTTCTGTGTGGATGTGTCTGGAAGTATGTGTGTAACCACAGAGGTGAGTGTAATCTGTCTTGTTAGATAAATGGATTGGTAACTTGTTATTAAATAGTATATTTTCATCATAAGTAATTGAGTTACATGTTACTATtaactgatgtgcaggctgatcttggtctgcactggtcgcaaaggcagaatcacttgccgcaagcaggctaagggttaacatatATATATGGTGAAAACATATTTTCTTCTAGATAAATCAAaagatttgtttatgttttgtacAGATGAGAAGCACAGATTATGTCGAGTAAACGTTACATTTTAACTGTTTCATCTTCTTTGTGGTTTACTTACAGTTTAGGAATCCAGCAAATAATTTAGTCTGTTTTATAAAAGTTGATATTTGTAATGCCTATTTTGAAAAGTCATTCATAACTTTGACAGAAACACCTTTTCAATGTTATAGTAACTGTTATGaaaattttcttcttgaaaaatgtcttttaccctctgaaacattaaaataattatggGAATTCATTAATTGACccatttattttccatttattgtctagaaaagtgttttaatttttgattttcaatgggacaaaattaaaacattgttCTACTCCGATTTCTTGCTCTATTGAGAGTATCTGTAGTGGGTAGATGCCAAGACATGATTTTGTTTCATATTCATTTATCATGTGATTGTTCCATCTGTGCCAGATTTTATTTAGAACAATCTGAACACAGTCTGGACATTCCAGAGCATTGTTCTGTTTATCTCGATTGGCTTAGAATTCATGCAGAGAACTAGAAATTCTCAGTAGAATGTTCCCTTGATTTGCCAACAGGTGCCAGGTCATATTGAGCTCAGAGGTGCTTCAGGTTTACGACGTGCTCAGGCCTTAAATCGGGAACGTGCCGACCAGTACCTACCACGTCAGCGCAGGAATGTCACCTACATATCGAGACTTCAGTCAGTACAAGCAGCTATTGATCACCAGCTACAGGAGATGGCCAGAGAGTATCCAAACAGACGGGTTGCCCTTGTCACATTTAGTAATGAGGTACATATACATGTTGTTTGTAATGAGGCTCATATTTATGCTTGTATGTAATTAGGTACATGTGCATGCTTTTTTGAAATGAGGTACGTATGTAATGAAATGATTAACACCGTGGTAACCTAGTTGTAGAGCACCCTCTTTGAATGCAGGAGATCAAGGGTTCACTCCATAGCCATGTCATTCTATgacataaaaatggtactagtagcttcttcACTTGGTGCTCTGCATTACGATAgctctaggactggtcagcccagtatCAGTATAATTTGAATGGGTGGGGAATCATGCCAAGTGTCTACGGCCTGATATACCAGTGAGGCAGTACTGTAGAGTTGGGCattgctcactgctacaagtaaacaCCATCATTTATATGACTTGTTGATTACGACGCTAAACCGCAACAGACATATGTAATGTGTTGGCACAGGTTGATGTCGTTTTCAGATACATTTTAGTTCTGTAACAGCTTTCAGCTAACCTACCCAGTGTTCCTAGATTAAGTACTAGCATGATCTATTTCTAAGGAGACATACCTGTTTAATACAAAGAACATTTCACTCTGCCAATGGAAAGAGGATTATAAGCAAAAAAAGCTTCAGTGCTTTGAAATCTGCATTTAAATCTTGGCATCCATTTTTAATCAAGAGGAAAAAAAGCTTAACACTGCTTAAAATTCTGCTTTGtagttacaaaaataaaaacattcttttGTACAAAACTGCAAACTATTGCTTAAATACTTTATGGTTATCTGATATACAGGTGACAGTGATAGGAGATGGTAAGGTTGATCCTGTTGCTATTGCTGGAGATAAACTTGGTAACCAAGATACGCTGAAGACACTGGCAAAGGAGCAGCCCTTCCCAGAAGCCATTAAAAACACACGACAGCAATTGGGTCAAAAACTGTTTGAGTAAGTCTGTGTTTTATATGAGGTCTGTCATAGTTAacaactgtgaaatcattaattattgcaggagactaattttcatagattTCATTGTTGTATCAGTTCATAATACTAAATTTGGTGGAATAAACAAAGTTCTTTGTTTAGTACAATTAAGGTATTCAGAGAAAGCCCATTGTCAACAGAAAAATTGATGGAATAATTTTAGTGTCTGGCATATGTGTAAAACATCAATTTGTAGGTCTGTCAATGCTATACAAAATGTGATTTCATTTCTTCCCTACATTTCATATTCAAGAATAATATATGTAGGAGAAacatgttttaactaattttgatacatcaaataggCTACATTTGTACTTGGAGTATTACAGTCAAAACTTTGTCTGCTCAAACTGGGATAATTCAGACACCATCCTTCCCTCTTACTTATTGCCATGTCCCAGCAAATTCCCTgtataatgtaaattatggtaCTCGATGGCCTGAActacaaataaacaaattttgacaGTCCCGGCAAGTTTGAgttaacgaagtttgactgtatatctttttgattctaatatgtcaTACATTCAAAACAGTAgatcagatactgtgaaatcatcaatattccTAGGGGAATAATATTCACAGATTTTGAGGTTGATTCAgtccatgaaatttaatacaaacaaacaactcccattcattttatatacaAAGTCATCTCCCTATGAAATACCTGTTTTAACTAAAActgcaaaatttcatgcccattaAATCAAACTAATTCAAAGTATGGTAGCACTTTCTCTGTGGTGTTGCCATTCAGgtgtattatttaaaataaacatgactTGTCATACTAGAATATGAAATACATCTTTGCCTCTGCATTTGTGCTCCACAGAATATTATCTTTGAATTAGATGAGTAGAAAAGTAATGTGATATTTTACCTTATGTACAGTATCTATAACTGTTATTAACACTTGACTTCTTATTGTTATTGTAGTTTGGAGGAGTGTGGTCCTACAGCTCTAGGACCTGCCCTGCTGGTCTCAGCAACTATGGCCTCCAAGGTTCGAGGGTCTAAGGTGATACTGTGTACAGATGGACTGGCTAATGTAGGGATGGGCAAACTGGATAATCACAAGAATGACCAGGAACTGGAAGATGCTATCAAATTTTATGAGGAAATTGCTGATAATGCTTCGGAGAATGGGTAACTCTTCTATTATTTCACCAGAAAATGGGAGGAAATTTAAGCATTTtgcttttaaaacattaaaacattccATTCTAGAGGATTTTTATTAGCTTaatttcacagatgaacaagcttgatgtgcagatgacctttAAGGAAGGAttattttctgtgaatatttttactgcagttatggccctttcacTGGTAAGAAATCAAAACTACCTGACTcacaaacagaaataaaagtgAAAGTTTGTTGACCAGTCTGtagaaattttatgttttatttcagagTTTCTATATCTGTGATAACTATCAAGGGCACTGACTGTAAACTTGTGGAGATTGGAAAAATGGCAGACAAAACAGGAGGGCAGGTATTGTaactttctttaatttttaaaacatttcctttgACAAAAGTAGAACTGTTTGTACTGTTAAATTGTTGttggaacattttatttaaagattaacattttaaatgaattatattgaAAACCCTTCAGCATTTACATAATCTGCAAGTTTcagttacaaaaaatgtattttcttataaaTGATAATGTAGTTGTGGAGCATCATAATTTGTTCTTGAAGTTATAGATTTCACGACTTTGACAATTGCTTGTATAATTTCTTACTTTGGCCCAAGTATTGCACCATGAAATGATTCACATCTTCAGTAATAGCCCCGCTCTAGAAGTATGTACTATTTTATATCTTGGAAGAGGTCTTGGCCTGATAATTTATTTGTGCAAATTTTAgacaataaaaaatatcatttagtcAATGTGTCTTTATTTTTATCTAGGTGAACATAGTTGATCCACTGAAGCTTACCCAAGAGTTTAGCACTATCCTTGCAAACAAAATCATTGCTACAAATGTTGTTGCCACATTCATTCTGCATAAAGAGTTGTAAGTATTAATCTTGTTATTTTCTTGGATAAATATTATTGCCAAAGCTGTATCATTACGAGCAAGGGGTCTCTATGTCTCTCGACATATTTAAAAATACCATCAGCTATAGGTGGCCTCTATAtgaaagttttcactatatagcTGTCctagtttttcaaagttttgaatggaagaacatatgagccgtgccatgggaaaaccaacatagtggctttgcgaccagcatggatccagaccagcctgcgcatctgcgcagtctggtcaggatccatgctgttcgctaacggtttctctaattgctataggttttgaaagcgaacagcatggatcctgaccagactgcgcggatgcgcaggctggtctggatccatgctggtcgcaaacccactatgttggttttctcatggcacggctcatatgtttattGTAGTCTTTGATCACAGTTAACCTTACAGTGTGTTTATTGTAGGTTTTTCTTCTATGAGGAGTCAGAAGAGTCTAAGGTTGTTAAAACCATTGGTAATGTAACAGCAGACACAGAGATATCCTTTGAGTATGGTGTACGCACGAAGACAAAGGACGCTGATAAACGTTtgtacaatttaaattttaatttacattaaGACTTGAGGCTTTTCACAGGATCTCTCCTTTTTAGAATGTAAACAGCCGCTTGATTTGTGCATAAGTCATATTTAAGACCTAGCAGTTAATTTTCGTTTGTCAGTAAATACAGCACAGGTAAATGAGACCAGACatactatatatacattttgttgaaCAGTTTTTATAAAACTTCCATTGATTTCTGAAAATGGCAATTTAAATAGTTGTATGGTACCATAATTGCTTGtgaaaatagtttcaaaatacatttcCAGTCTACTTCTTACCCATGCTTGCTACTGATAAATCTATTGCAAGAGTTTCTAACGATTTGTTGTGCACCCCATTTTCCACCCCAAAACTTTGGGGAGGGCCTTTAGatattcagtatgtgaagttgtgcctgttgttttaattgggatttcacatagccagaccagagttatggcccttgattaagaaaaaatatgcatacagtgaCAGGGATTGGCGGCATAAGTTTGCTATGGATCCACATCTAGTTTGTGCTTTTTCTGAAAAAGTTATATTCTACCAGATGCTGTCTTTacactttattaaaaatttagaGAAGATGAAAGTTTGTTTGCTCtagtattagaaaaaaaaatgaatatcaatgtaaaaaataaatgctttttgatTATAACAGTACTTACAagttaaatgcatatttttttattggatttaacATTACACTGACGCAGTAAGCAGTCTTAGTCATTTTGCCAGAGGCCCCACCGTATAAGATTTTTTATTACAGCCGAAACTGAAAGTAGAACAGGAGACAAGGAGGAGGCAAAAAGTGAAGGAGCGAAACAAGAGGAGAAAATGGAGGTTGATGCTAGTGGTTCACAGGAGGGTAATAAAACTACAGAAAATACTGACATTGAGATGGAAGATAACAGACAGGTTATACATGATGAAGAAAAACAAGGTGCTGATGGAAAAGGTCAGAAAACAGAAACTGCAACTTCTTCTGGTGAATCTATGACTGAAGGAGCAGATCCTTTTAGTACAGCTGGGACATCTACAGGGCCACAGGCAGATGAGGGCCGTAAAGAATTACCGTTTCAACTACAGATTGTTTATACAGATACAGAAGGAGCGAAAGCATTAAGGGTCATCACACAAACCAAACCTATCACAAGAGATCGTAGGAAGGCTGAGAGAAGTAAGTTAttgcatacattttatttacagtgTTTATGAATTACCTGATGGGTGTTCCGTGGAGCACTTGTGTCCTCTACTGGCCTTACCACTGGGAGGAAAACTAGAAGAAGGAAGAAGTACATGTACTAACttattgatttttaaacaattaaggagcgatatatgaccattttgtgtcggttcgccgtaaaacccaactaaCCAATTAAGGAATACTCATAAAATGTCGTTCTTCAAAATACCTGTCTTTTAAAGGTAGCTGATACTTCTTCCTGCCTGTTCCAAGTCATAACTCCTCAAAATGACTAGGGTTCTTAAACTTATGAGTGTTAGTGCTCACACAGCGGCTGTTCAAATAACAGACTCTCTTGCATCACATTATAGTGCATCCTTTCCACGGGCAGCAACAGATAAAATGCTTGTTTCtctatatctatatatgtatatatctatatacactTATGTGAAGTAGATCTATGTACACAATTGTAGCCAATCAGTGGTTGTGAATTTTAGAGATGTAATTATTCACATTTTACCATTACAGATGCTAAAGTGGATGTATTAGCTAGGCATACAGCAATGACCGCAGCAAAAATGGCCCAAGACGGCATGTACACAATGTCCAGAGAGAGGGCACTCATGAACCAGAGAGTAGCTTGGAGACACACAAGGTATACTTATCAGGTTTCCGGATAGTAGGATACATAAACTCATAGCTCCATATCGACACATTTTCAAATTCTGTGAAAGTCCaataaaatatatgagccgtgccatgagaatatcaacatagtgggtttgcgaccagcatggatccagaccagcctgcgcatccgcgcagtctggtcaggatccatgctgttcgctaatggtttctctaattgcagtaggctttaaaagcgaacagcatggatcctgaccagactgtgcggatgcgcaggctggtctggatccatgctggtcgcaaaccactatgttggttttcccatggcacggctcaattatattttgtGATGGGAAGATCATGATGTTTATTAACAAGGTCTCCAAGAATACCTGTAGTGAAGGTGTACTCAGGTGTACTTCtaatgtcagatttttttctaGCTTTCAATCTggtatttattttgtaaacagaATGAGCCATCATTTACATTGCCACACTCATTATTTCTTCctctgtatgaaatttattaatatcatttCTCTAGTCAAAGAAATATACTGAATGAGGCTCACAATGGTCTGTGAAATAAAAATTCGAAAAAAGTAACTTGATTCAGTCAGGTGCCCAGTGGCTTTTGTTTCCAtcattaaatgttaatttattgTTGTTAACTGTCATTCTTGCTGGGGAAACATGTCCTGCCATATAAGCAGTGCTGGTAAACCATTGATATGCCAGTGGCATAAATGTTAGTGATGGTTACCATGACAACACCCAGAATGCAGCTTTTCTTAGATTCTGTAGGTTTCTGCCAACAGGTCAAACATTTAATCCTTGTTTGGCCACCATTGACCAGAGACATTTCTTCTTCAGTTGCTTGACCTTCATGTCAGCTTCATGCTAGGATATATAGTAACTTAGAATTTGGCTTCTGTTTAAATTTGTATGTTATTCAAATTCAGGGAAGATGATGCAAAAAGCAAAGAAAGCAGGCCAGCATACAAGAAAGCCTTTGGCAAGATTAAATCCATGGAGAATTATTTGGCTTTACGTCAAAAGTCAGAAAGGTCGACTCACGGACGCACGTACAGTGATGATGAAGATGAGGTGGAGGAGTATGATGTGCCACTTGCAAAATGTTCTTCTGCGAGTAGGAGTAAAGGAAaatccaaatcttttctgtcaAAGTTAAGAAAGGTAATTCAAAAGCAgtattattcattaaaaaaaaagtaaatattttttgggGCCTTCACAAACTTGATAACAACTCAACCAACTTTAAATTATGCTGATTTTGATATACTTATCTTCTAATTATACCTCTACCATACCTTGTATGAGGGGTGGTATGGGTGGGGGGAAGCTATTTAAGACAAGTTAAAAAAACAGGTCCCATGACTCTGacttttgttttgacaaaattatctgccttttttcaatatttttaaacaatttcatgCATTTGATTGAAATGTTCACACAAGCATTTGAAatcataatgtaagtttacacACAAAATTCTATAGCTCtgcatttttatttagaaaatgtgaCAAAATTGATGTTGTCTTTGAACATCACTGAAACAAATGAAAGTATTGCATTCAAAACTGGTGGAAAGGGTTGTAAATGAAGTTTGTTTATCAGGTACTATAACTATGACTTGTTTGGACAAAATTAATTccctttttttactttgaaaatggCATAAAAATGACATTGATATTTCTTACACCTGTCCATGCATTTCACAGGAACATATACTAACctttaaaatcatattgttagTTTACACAATGACTTCcataacttttcctttgattttgacaaaattattccttctttaatataaaaaaatacagcATAATTTTAAAATTCTGAACCAAATCTCTAAAACCAACAAACATAATTGAACACCAAAACAGGTTTAAAGGATCATAGGGGAAGTTCATGTACAGGGTCCCAAAGTTCAgactttaattttgacaaaattacttCCCTTCTTGCAATTAGTATTGTTTATTACCATTATAACCTTTTCAAACAAGGCTATCAAGGCTCTAGTTTTATACAGAAATCCTTCTTTGTCTGCAATCTTGCTATTAGTCTTTAACAAGAATGATTTGCTCTTAAAAATCACCTTGCATTAAATACCCGATTATGAAATATAGTGATAGTTACAGTTTAGTAGTTTATCATTGGTGAAGTGTTTGTATGTAAAGTCTGATAATGTTTTTCATGATAGATTATAACTTATTTCTTACtttaaatcatgtttacagaaaCGCTCCGAGACAACGGAGGATGCTGGGGCAGCACTTGTTTTCAAAGGGAAAAATGCCAGGGCGTTCTTTGAAGATTCTGATGAGGAGACCCCAAAATAGAGAGATAGTTAACAAAAGACACGGACATTATACTTTGACATTATGTGGCTGATTATCAGTTCTAAGTTCCCTATTGACATTTAGATTTTTGTTAACTTTGTCAATTTCTCACAGATTATATTACAACAATACACAATGTATATTATTCCAAATTTCACTGCGAGAGATCTCTGGTTAAAGCAGAAGTCCAAATTGATGTGGTAATTTACAGTGTAAATGTTTGCTCTTTTGTGTTTGGGTTGGGAAGTTAATGTCATAAGGTTAAGAAATCGAGTGGGTGTTTATTAATGTTGGGAAATTCAACAGCtgtataaagaatttatatttataataaaggCCAAGGggtcaaacattttaaaagcacAGCTGATTTTATATCATTTGTTATTAAAAACCAAGATTTTTAAAACGCTGCTATGTTTGACTTCTATATTCTTGCAAATTAGAGAAAATTTTgggttagaaaaataaaaaaagaatcagAAAATTTGAAGTACTTACATTTGTtaataactgtaaataaaaagtaaatacaagaGTATTTCAGTAAGTTCTAAATCAAAATTCCTAAACAAATATAGAAGTAACCTTCTATTATATGCAGTAAGTAATTTTGATATAGAtgttattttctattatattCATTTCAACACAGACATTAATTAAAATCACACTCGTAGTAGGTAAAATATGCTACAAGCTATCTATTACCCTACT
This is a stretch of genomic DNA from Mercenaria mercenaria strain notata chromosome 4, MADL_Memer_1, whole genome shotgun sequence. It encodes these proteins:
- the LOC123552632 gene encoding uncharacterized protein LOC123552632 — protein: MNFGSDYVYLYEQPSFEYISDEELEGGMNVSDSDSDSPDEEDADREGAVLFSGTVPPPPPAQAVSSMSGANLFGARIHVDSAPAAPPPPRLPIQMVPKSKPKSHWRMKDTARETAGPIPQSHRRVRQGDTNIVTVKFDKLIAPSNMHAGDPQNCSSCGAILSKISKLDILADEKVWTCEYCETRNVVDIEEEEIPREPDVTFMLEPALSTTASGPTGLDESLVIFCVDVSGSMCVTTEVPGHIELRGASGLRRAQALNRERADQYLPRQRRNVTYISRLQSVQAAIDHQLQEMAREYPNRRVALVTFSNEVTVIGDGKVDPVAIAGDKLGNQDTLKTLAKEQPFPEAIKNTRQQLGQKLFDLEECGPTALGPALLVSATMASKVRGSKVILCTDGLANVGMGKLDNHKNDQELEDAIKFYEEIADNASENGVSISVITIKGTDCKLVEIGKMADKTGGQVNIVDPLKLTQEFSTILANKIIATNVVATFILHKELFFFYEESEESKVVKTIGNVTADTEISFEYGVRTKTKDADKPETESRTGDKEEAKSEGAKQEEKMEVDASGSQEGNKTTENTDIEMEDNRQVIHDEEKQGADGKGQKTETATSSGESMTEGADPFSTAGTSTGPQADEGRKELPFQLQIVYTDTEGAKALRVITQTKPITRDRRKAERNAKVDVLARHTAMTAAKMAQDGMYTMSRERALMNQRVAWRHTREDDAKSKESRPAYKKAFGKIKSMENYLALRQKSERSTHGRTYSDDEDEVEEYDVPLAKCSSASRSKGKSKSFLSKLRKKRSETTEDAGAALVFKGKNARAFFEDSDEETPK